A single genomic interval of Rosistilla ulvae harbors:
- a CDS encoding TIGR00266 family protein gives MSNLNVSCPQCGKQYTAPANLAGRTIRCKACGGSFAIPEDEDLISAEIIDVPFETQPPATGSLSVPPLPSQQGGSASGMPNGAHTSTSYAGTSSPVYADEIDYEIFGTESQYVEITLDPGETVIAEAGAMMYMDQGIEMQTVFGDPSQSGGGFWAKAMSAGKRALTGESLFMTTFTHQGAGRAKVAFGSPYPGRMLPLHLDELGGEIILQKDAFLCGAKGIKVDIAFQKKIGVGLFGGEGFIMQRLRGDGIAIAHAGGTMLHRVLKPNEQLRMDTGCLMGIGPSVRYDVQMVGGIKNTIFGGEGLFLATLTGPGPVWMQSLPFSRLAGRVIACAPGVGSTNKGEGSLLGGLGDMFMGDNN, from the coding sequence ATGAGCAACCTGAACGTTAGCTGCCCGCAATGTGGCAAACAATACACCGCACCAGCGAACCTCGCCGGCCGCACCATCCGATGCAAAGCCTGCGGCGGGTCGTTTGCGATTCCCGAAGATGAAGATTTGATAAGCGCCGAGATCATCGACGTCCCGTTTGAAACTCAACCGCCCGCGACAGGATCGCTCTCGGTTCCGCCGCTGCCATCGCAACAAGGTGGCAGCGCGTCGGGGATGCCTAACGGGGCGCACACGTCGACTTCGTATGCGGGAACCAGCAGCCCGGTCTACGCCGACGAGATCGACTACGAAATCTTTGGCACCGAATCGCAGTACGTCGAGATCACACTCGATCCTGGGGAGACGGTGATCGCGGAAGCCGGCGCGATGATGTACATGGATCAGGGGATCGAAATGCAAACCGTCTTTGGCGATCCGTCACAATCGGGCGGCGGTTTCTGGGCGAAAGCGATGAGCGCCGGGAAGCGGGCGTTGACGGGCGAATCGCTGTTCATGACGACCTTCACTCACCAGGGTGCTGGCCGTGCGAAGGTCGCGTTCGGTTCGCCTTATCCCGGCCGGATGCTACCGCTGCATTTGGATGAATTGGGAGGTGAGATCATCTTGCAAAAAGATGCGTTCCTGTGCGGAGCCAAGGGGATCAAAGTCGACATCGCGTTTCAGAAGAAGATTGGCGTCGGGCTGTTCGGCGGCGAGGGCTTCATCATGCAACGCTTGCGTGGCGACGGGATCGCGATTGCTCACGCCGGCGGCACGATGCTCCACCGCGTCCTGAAGCCCAACGAACAATTGCGGATGGATACCGGTTGCCTGATGGGAATTGGCCCCAGCGTTCGCTACGACGTCCAGATGGTTGGCGGCATCAAGAACACGATCTTCGGTGGTGAGGGGCTGTTCCTGGCGACGTTAACCGGTCCCGGGCCGGTCTGGATGCAGTCGTTGCCCTTCTCGCGATTGGCGGGGCGCGTGATCGCGTGCGCTCCCGGCGTTGGCAGCACCAACAAGGGCGAAGGCTCTTTACTGGGCGGACTGGGGGACATGTTCATGGGCGACAACAACTGA
- a CDS encoding DNA gyrase inhibitor YacG: MTPETPQWVSCPTCQTRFVMDETETPPFCCERCQLVDLGRWLDEEHGLPHEGDPGDVPVEYRNEE; this comes from the coding sequence ATGACACCTGAAACGCCCCAATGGGTCAGCTGTCCCACCTGCCAAACTCGGTTTGTGATGGACGAAACCGAAACGCCGCCGTTCTGCTGCGAACGCTGCCAATTGGTCGACCTTGGCCGCTGGTTGGATGAAGAGCACGGCTTGCCTCACGAAGGCGATCCCGGCGACGTGCCAGTGGAATATCGCAACGAAGAGTGA
- a CDS encoding RNA polymerase sigma factor produces MSDIDPISEQVRECADRIAESGAAALSGLYDLTSGRLVRFAATITRNQHDAEDAVQSALVKVADNPRTLRGAERPWPYLLQMVRNESLLILRRKKRWRFATGILDLLTRCPVDELEQEETYRMVWTAMRRLPPKQSEVVALKIWENFTFAQIGEVLMISPATAASRYRYGIAKLEIELRGDEVEERR; encoded by the coding sequence ATGAGTGACATCGACCCTATTTCCGAGCAAGTTCGCGAGTGTGCTGACCGGATCGCTGAAAGCGGTGCCGCTGCGCTCTCGGGGCTCTACGACTTGACTTCCGGGAGGTTGGTTCGGTTTGCCGCAACGATCACTCGCAACCAACATGATGCCGAAGACGCGGTGCAGTCGGCGCTTGTCAAAGTAGCCGACAATCCGCGGACGCTTCGGGGCGCCGAACGTCCGTGGCCCTATCTGCTGCAGATGGTTCGCAACGAGTCGTTGCTGATCTTGCGACGCAAAAAACGCTGGCGGTTCGCAACGGGGATCCTCGATCTGTTGACACGTTGTCCGGTCGATGAACTGGAACAGGAGGAAACGTACCGGATGGTTTGGACGGCGATGCGGCGGTTGCCACCGAAACAAAGCGAAGTCGTTGCTCTGAAAATTTGGGAGAACTTTACTTTTGCACAGATCGGCGAGGTCTTGATGATCTCGCCGGCGACCGCAGCAAGTCGATACCGCTATGGAATCGCCAAGCTGGAGATCGAGTTGCGGGGTGACGAAGTGGAGGAGCGGCGATGA
- a CDS encoding SGNH/GDSL hydrolase family protein, which produces MILSPRRIVALAILFVVAGISAAEAQQKESRWEKTIAGFEAADAKNPPQPGGIVFTGSSSVRMWDLKKSFPDLQLVNRGFGGSEIADSTEFAPRFLIPHKPRQIVLYAGDNDIAKGKDAAAVIEDFQQFVNTISAALPETKIAFLAIKPSISRWKLWPTMKAANEGIAAICEANPKLDFIDISPDMFGDDGKPDPALFAKDGLHMTPAGYERWTARVRKTLGW; this is translated from the coding sequence GTGATCCTCAGTCCTCGCCGAATCGTTGCCCTGGCCATTCTCTTTGTCGTCGCCGGAATTAGCGCCGCCGAAGCGCAGCAAAAAGAGAGTCGCTGGGAGAAGACGATCGCTGGATTCGAAGCGGCCGACGCCAAAAATCCGCCACAACCCGGCGGGATCGTCTTCACCGGCAGCTCCAGCGTGCGGATGTGGGACTTGAAGAAAAGCTTCCCCGACCTGCAGCTGGTGAACCGCGGCTTTGGTGGTTCGGAGATCGCCGATTCGACTGAATTCGCTCCCCGATTCCTGATCCCTCACAAGCCGCGACAGATCGTTTTGTACGCTGGTGACAACGATATCGCCAAAGGGAAAGACGCCGCGGCGGTGATCGAAGATTTCCAACAATTCGTCAACACGATTTCGGCGGCGTTGCCGGAGACGAAGATCGCTTTTTTGGCGATCAAACCGAGCATCAGCCGCTGGAAGTTATGGCCGACGATGAAGGCGGCCAACGAGGGGATCGCGGCGATCTGCGAGGCCAATCCGAAGCTGGATTTCATTGACATTTCGCCCGACATGTTCGGCGACGATGGGAAGCCCGATCCCGCGTTGTTCGCCAAGGATGGACTGCACATGACTCCGGCGGGATACGAGCGCTGGACCGCTAGAGTCCGAAAAACACTTGGCTGGTAA
- a CDS encoding ABC transporter ATP-binding protein produces the protein MNAGYDGPMIEVRDLCRSFGDTQAVDHVSFEVPRGSVFGYIGPNGAGKTTSMRILATLELPTSGDALVEGLSSVNDPDRVRGRLGFMPDSFGTYGDTNCIEYLDFFARSYGLVGRDRTRRLRWVMEFTGLRPLATKPMRGLSKGMRQRLCLGRALIHDPAVLVLDEPAAGLDPRARIELRQIIRALAADGKTILISSHILTELAEMCDRIGIIERGKLLATGSVDDIRRTLQPTRELLVRVASDDAWALELLRSDSRATNVRVVDGAIRFSIAGDEVDQVAILHAMCDARIEVLEYTPQHNSLEDVFLQVTKGQVQ, from the coding sequence ATGAACGCCGGTTACGACGGTCCGATGATCGAGGTCCGCGACCTCTGTCGCAGCTTTGGCGATACGCAAGCTGTCGACCACGTTTCGTTTGAAGTCCCTCGTGGCAGCGTGTTCGGCTATATCGGTCCCAATGGAGCCGGCAAGACGACCAGCATGCGAATCCTCGCGACGCTCGAACTGCCCACCTCCGGCGATGCCTTGGTCGAAGGGCTTTCCAGCGTGAATGATCCTGATCGCGTGCGCGGTCGGTTGGGATTTATGCCCGACAGCTTCGGCACCTACGGCGACACCAACTGCATCGAATACCTCGACTTCTTCGCGCGATCTTATGGGCTGGTCGGTCGCGATCGAACGCGGCGGCTGCGGTGGGTGATGGAGTTCACCGGGCTGCGTCCCCTGGCGACCAAGCCGATGCGCGGGCTCAGCAAGGGGATGCGGCAGCGGCTGTGTCTGGGCCGTGCGTTGATTCACGACCCCGCGGTGTTGGTATTGGACGAACCGGCGGCGGGGCTGGATCCGCGAGCCCGAATCGAACTACGGCAGATCATTCGCGCATTGGCGGCCGATGGCAAGACGATCCTGATCAGCAGCCATATCCTGACCGAACTGGCGGAGATGTGCGACCGAATCGGGATCATCGAGCGAGGCAAGTTGTTGGCGACCGGAAGCGTTGATGACATTCGCCGCACGCTGCAACCGACGCGTGAGCTTTTGGTTCGCGTGGCATCCGACGACGCCTGGGCTCTCGAGTTGCTGCGCTCCGATTCTCGGGCAACCAACGTTCGCGTGGTTGATGGAGCGATTCGGTTTTCGATCGCAGGAGACGAGGTGGATCAGGTGGCGATTTTGCATGCGATGTGCGACGCGCGGATCGAAGTTTTGGAATACACGCCGCAGCATAACTCCCTCGAAGACGTGTTCCTTCAAGTGACCAAGGGGCAGGTGCAATGA
- the ispG gene encoding (E)-4-hydroxy-3-methylbut-2-enyl-diphosphate synthase, which yields MTIQRNPTRRVQIGSVVVGDGNRIAVQSMTATKTQNVEATAAQANALHAAGADVVRIAVDSEKDVAALAEIRKLTKANLAVDLQENFRLAELVAPHVDKIRYNPGHLYHHQKDRPWQEKVEFIINQAKRHDCAIRIGVNCGSVDPEKANKYDPEDSITPMLESAWEHCEFVDSLGFDRYVVSLKDSDPDKVVEVNRRFAEKRPDVPLHLGVTEAGMPPDGIIKTRIAFEQLIGHGIGDTVRVSLTVPNDRKHEEIEAGRGIVDDIASGRVRSVVVFDRNSLNIISCPSCSRVENEAFVDLAAKVKEMTAYAKEHAITIAVMGCRVNGPGETDDADLGLWCGPNHVNLKRGPEALGAYKYDEILPVLKQELDQLIAANHAG from the coding sequence GTGACTATTCAACGCAATCCAACCCGCCGCGTGCAAATCGGCAGCGTCGTTGTGGGCGACGGCAACCGGATCGCTGTTCAAAGCATGACGGCCACGAAAACGCAGAACGTCGAAGCGACGGCCGCTCAGGCAAACGCATTGCACGCCGCGGGAGCGGATGTTGTGCGAATCGCCGTCGATAGCGAAAAAGATGTCGCCGCGCTGGCGGAGATCCGCAAGCTAACCAAAGCGAATTTGGCCGTCGACCTGCAGGAGAACTTCCGCCTGGCCGAACTCGTCGCCCCCCATGTCGACAAGATCCGCTACAACCCTGGGCATCTCTACCACCACCAAAAGGACAGGCCTTGGCAGGAGAAGGTGGAGTTCATCATCAATCAGGCCAAACGCCACGATTGTGCGATTCGGATCGGTGTCAATTGTGGCAGCGTCGACCCGGAGAAGGCGAACAAATACGATCCCGAGGATTCGATCACGCCGATGCTCGAGAGCGCTTGGGAGCACTGCGAATTCGTAGATTCGTTGGGCTTCGATCGCTACGTCGTTTCGCTCAAGGACAGCGATCCCGATAAGGTCGTCGAGGTGAACCGGCGGTTTGCGGAAAAACGCCCCGACGTGCCGCTGCATCTGGGAGTGACCGAAGCGGGCATGCCCCCCGACGGAATCATCAAGACGCGGATCGCGTTTGAACAATTGATCGGCCACGGGATTGGCGACACCGTTCGCGTTTCGTTGACAGTTCCCAACGATCGCAAGCATGAAGAGATCGAAGCGGGCCGCGGAATCGTCGACGACATCGCGTCGGGACGCGTTCGCAGCGTCGTCGTTTTCGATCGCAATTCGTTGAACATCATCAGCTGTCCCAGCTGCTCGCGAGTCGAAAACGAAGCATTCGTCGATCTAGCCGCTAAGGTCAAAGAGATGACGGCGTACGCCAAAGAACACGCGATCACGATCGCCGTGATGGGCTGCCGCGTAAACGGGCCGGGCGAGACCGACGACGCCGACTTGGGACTTTGGTGCGGTCCGAATCACGTCAATCTGAAACGGGGCCCCGAAGCTTTGGGAGCTTACAAATACGATGAAATCCTGCCGGTATTGAAGCAGGAACTCGACCAATTAATTGCGGCAAACCACGCCGGTTGA
- a CDS encoding PQQ-binding-like beta-propeller repeat protein: MKICFSKTNQRSGFLAGGRRVPRLLLASLLWVPFCLVDAAADDWLAWRGPHRDGVSHESLPAEKLVADGLQVRWRGEVGTGFSSFVVADGNALTIGNSESVDTLFCFDAESGELNWRYSYDAPLDDRDFEGGPTSTPTVHEGRVYVLARQGDLFCLDLATGKVVWQKQIVDATNIRIPGWGFGGSPQVFGDRLLLTVGEAGVAVDLADGKLVWQSGDKEAGYASPVIFDWQGKTLAMFPSGRSFSAVDVATGEAIWQQRWLTSFGCNAADPIVHDGHSFLCSGYNRGCALLRLTDDDPEIVWKHKLMQNQMNGCVRICDALYGVDGDLEAEPTLKCIDWASGEVHWADDSIRPGAITATREHLIVLTTEGQLLLGSASTTGFEPLTELKVLQGKCWTVPVLANGSIYCRSASGSVVCVGMK; encoded by the coding sequence ATGAAAATTTGCTTTTCTAAAACTAACCAACGCTCCGGTTTCCTGGCCGGCGGTCGACGTGTCCCTCGCTTGTTGCTGGCATCGCTGCTGTGGGTGCCGTTCTGTCTGGTCGACGCCGCAGCAGATGATTGGCTGGCCTGGCGAGGGCCTCACCGCGACGGCGTTTCCCACGAATCGTTGCCCGCGGAAAAGCTAGTTGCTGACGGGCTGCAAGTGCGTTGGCGCGGCGAGGTGGGGACGGGGTTCTCGTCCTTCGTCGTCGCCGATGGCAACGCTTTGACGATCGGCAATTCCGAATCGGTCGACACGCTATTCTGCTTCGACGCCGAGTCGGGAGAGTTGAACTGGCGGTATTCTTATGATGCACCTTTGGATGATCGCGACTTCGAAGGAGGCCCCACGTCGACGCCGACCGTCCACGAAGGGAGAGTCTACGTTTTGGCGCGTCAGGGAGATCTTTTCTGCTTGGACTTGGCGACCGGCAAAGTCGTCTGGCAGAAGCAGATCGTCGACGCTACGAATATCCGAATCCCCGGCTGGGGTTTCGGAGGCTCGCCGCAAGTGTTTGGCGATCGGTTGCTGCTGACCGTCGGCGAAGCAGGTGTCGCGGTCGACCTCGCCGACGGCAAATTGGTTTGGCAATCGGGGGACAAAGAGGCGGGTTACGCTTCGCCCGTGATTTTCGACTGGCAGGGCAAGACTCTGGCGATGTTCCCTTCGGGACGCAGCTTTTCGGCCGTCGATGTGGCGACTGGAGAAGCGATCTGGCAACAGCGGTGGCTGACCAGCTTTGGTTGCAACGCGGCCGATCCGATCGTTCACGACGGGCACAGCTTCCTCTGTTCGGGCTACAACCGCGGATGTGCGCTGCTGCGATTGACCGACGACGATCCAGAGATCGTCTGGAAACACAAACTGATGCAAAATCAGATGAATGGCTGTGTCCGGATCTGCGACGCGTTGTATGGTGTCGACGGCGATCTGGAGGCGGAGCCAACGCTCAAATGCATCGACTGGGCCAGTGGCGAAGTCCACTGGGCCGACGATTCGATTCGCCCCGGAGCGATCACTGCGACGCGCGAACACTTGATCGTGCTAACGACCGAGGGGCAATTGTTGCTCGGCAGTGCATCGACCACAGGTTTTGAACCGCTGACCGAACTGAAGGTGCTCCAGGGCAAGTGTTGGACGGTGCCGGTGCTGGCCAATGGTTCGATCTACTGTCGCAGCGCCAGCGGCAGCGTCGTCTGTGTCGGTATGAAATAG
- the tsaE gene encoding tRNA (adenosine(37)-N6)-threonylcarbamoyltransferase complex ATPase subunit type 1 TsaE yields the protein MSIHSLDDTDRLGRMLAQRLPDRATIGLVGTLGAGKTRLVQSVAAAIGVPEGTATSPTFTLIQPYHAANRRLYHVDAYRVNDLDEFLELGIEELMEEPGAWVFVEWGDRVADVFPDETLWLRIEVASPTQREVTFFGDPAVWESLFSNSL from the coding sequence ATGTCGATCCACTCGCTGGACGACACCGATCGTCTGGGGCGAATGCTCGCCCAGCGGTTGCCCGACCGCGCCACGATCGGCTTGGTCGGGACCTTGGGTGCCGGCAAAACGCGTTTAGTGCAGAGCGTCGCCGCGGCGATCGGCGTCCCCGAGGGAACGGCGACCAGCCCGACGTTTACGCTGATCCAGCCCTACCACGCGGCGAACCGGCGGCTCTACCACGTCGACGCCTACCGAGTGAACGATCTCGACGAGTTTCTGGAACTGGGGATCGAAGAGTTGATGGAGGAACCGGGAGCTTGGGTCTTCGTCGAATGGGGCGATCGCGTGGCCGATGTTTTTCCAGACGAGACGCTGTGGTTGCGGATCGAAGTCGCCAGCCCGACGCAGCGCGAGGTGACCTTCTTCGGCGATCCCGCGGTTTGGGAGTCGCTGTTTTCGAACAGCCTTTAA
- a CDS encoding ABC transporter permease: MNDPIVAELVAADLPTPEPVESDDAYHRYVCDTDRTGFWGTIDRWSDRAARWLNPILIKEARQSLKSRQFSGTFFLLLIASLFWMTVGVVTLAPDIYYVPSGVYMMTGYYFLLAVPMLAMVPLAAHRSLSSELDEGTFEMLAITKLSALRIVTGKLGSALLQMLVYFAVLVPCFAFCYLLRGVDLPMIATTIVVVFTVSFLLTTWGLLLSTIAQTRATQMLTMLMLLVAIFFAEIFSAIFVLSAVYTQELIWDLEALLFTGLFGLVAVSCMVLFVKAAASRIAPVTENRSTPLRWIMFVQQLIWIGSIATFALWSSDDDVLMFGCLMLGGYWLLMGTLMLGESVDLSPRVLRTLPETTLGRMFLLWMIPGPGTGYMFALTTSATGILALGMCSLIVGGSIQPFVFAMLMIGYLLMYLSAVRLIVLVVARRFGSSMGLALAAMCSLLVLGIVVPSVFMAIVTGAPSSFYGVQETTNWMWTIYRVFDDQKLDEAVVAATLVLGGSLAMINLFLLFREFSFRHVATPTRVTEDEASTAI, from the coding sequence ATGAACGACCCGATCGTCGCTGAATTAGTCGCTGCGGACCTTCCGACGCCCGAACCGGTCGAATCCGATGACGCTTACCATCGCTACGTTTGTGATACCGATCGCACCGGGTTTTGGGGGACGATCGATCGTTGGAGCGATCGCGCGGCGCGGTGGCTGAATCCAATCTTGATCAAAGAAGCTCGGCAGTCGCTGAAGAGTCGTCAGTTCAGCGGAACGTTTTTCTTGCTGCTGATCGCCTCGCTTTTTTGGATGACCGTTGGCGTCGTCACGCTCGCCCCGGATATCTACTACGTTCCGTCGGGTGTCTACATGATGACCGGATACTATTTCCTGTTAGCCGTGCCGATGCTGGCGATGGTCCCGTTGGCTGCTCATCGTTCGCTGTCGTCGGAGTTGGATGAAGGAACGTTTGAGATGCTGGCGATCACGAAGCTTTCGGCGCTGCGGATCGTGACGGGGAAACTGGGGAGTGCGCTACTGCAAATGCTTGTCTATTTTGCGGTGCTGGTCCCCTGCTTTGCATTCTGTTACCTGTTGCGCGGCGTCGATCTGCCGATGATCGCGACAACGATCGTGGTGGTCTTTACCGTTTCGTTCTTATTGACGACCTGGGGACTGTTGTTGTCGACCATCGCGCAAACGCGGGCGACTCAGATGCTGACGATGCTGATGCTGTTGGTGGCGATCTTCTTTGCAGAGATCTTTTCGGCGATCTTTGTCTTGAGCGCTGTCTATACCCAGGAATTGATCTGGGATCTCGAAGCGTTGTTGTTCACGGGGCTGTTTGGGCTGGTCGCGGTTTCGTGCATGGTCTTGTTTGTCAAAGCGGCGGCGTCGCGGATCGCTCCGGTCACGGAAAACCGTTCGACACCGCTGCGTTGGATCATGTTTGTGCAACAATTGATCTGGATCGGCAGCATCGCCACGTTTGCGCTTTGGTCCAGCGACGACGACGTGCTGATGTTCGGCTGTCTGATGTTGGGTGGCTATTGGCTGCTGATGGGAACGTTGATGTTGGGCGAGTCGGTCGATTTGAGTCCCCGAGTTCTTCGCACGCTCCCCGAAACGACGTTGGGGCGGATGTTTCTGTTGTGGATGATTCCCGGCCCCGGCACCGGTTACATGTTCGCTTTGACAACCTCGGCGACGGGGATTCTGGCGCTTGGGATGTGCAGTCTGATTGTTGGCGGATCGATTCAGCCGTTTGTGTTTGCGATGTTGATGATCGGATACCTGTTGATGTATCTGTCAGCCGTCCGGTTGATCGTGCTGGTCGTTGCGCGGCGATTTGGAAGTTCGATGGGACTGGCGCTCGCCGCAATGTGTAGCTTGTTGGTGCTGGGAATCGTCGTCCCGTCGGTCTTCATGGCGATCGTTACCGGTGCGCCGTCATCGTTTTATGGCGTCCAGGAAACAACCAATTGGATGTGGACGATCTACCGCGTTTTCGACGATCAGAAATTGGATGAAGCTGTCGTGGCCGCGACTTTGGTTTTGGGAGGCTCGCTGGCGATGATCAATCTGTTCCTGTTGTTCCGCGAGTTTTCCTTCCGCCACGTCGCGACACCGACACGCGTGACCGAAGACGAAGCCTCGACAGCGATTTAG
- a CDS encoding glycosyltransferase family 4 protein → MKSKPYRILMLLENESVPDDCRVLLEAEALIDAGYAVTIICPTGGVTKKVDRIGEIRVYRYPQMWEIGGVLGYLLEYGYSLVAAFVLSWFVLLRHGFDAVHVHTPPDLMGLVAIFFKLLGKRFVFDHHDLSPELYLAQKPGRSEGTVYRALRFFERLSCRKADRLIATNDTQRSIQIDRCGADPEDCYIVRNGPNALFLSDVQPLESIRTPGCLTIGYVGVIGVQDGVDFMVRALHEVKTKHGRDDFRGVIVGSGPAIADLKRLAAKLDLADKILFTGMIPFATVPSHIAAFDICLTPDPSNAYNDSCTTIKTMEYMALRKPTVCFRTRENQITAGDAAVYADNNDIPAYADAIVQLMDDPALRKSMGQTARQRIDNGLTWQHQAVRLIELYDNLFDVVREPSGCDPAAAVASLP, encoded by the coding sequence ATGAAATCCAAGCCCTACCGGATCTTGATGCTGCTCGAAAACGAGAGCGTTCCGGACGACTGCCGCGTGCTGCTGGAAGCCGAAGCGCTGATCGATGCCGGATATGCGGTGACGATCATCTGCCCAACAGGTGGGGTGACGAAGAAGGTCGACCGCATCGGAGAGATCCGCGTCTACCGGTATCCCCAAATGTGGGAGATCGGGGGCGTGCTGGGGTATCTTTTGGAGTACGGTTACAGCCTGGTCGCCGCTTTTGTCCTTTCATGGTTTGTCCTGCTGAGGCATGGTTTCGACGCAGTCCATGTGCACACACCCCCCGATCTAATGGGGTTGGTCGCGATCTTTTTTAAGTTGTTGGGAAAGCGGTTTGTCTTCGATCATCACGATCTGTCGCCGGAGCTGTATCTGGCGCAGAAACCGGGGCGCAGCGAGGGGACCGTTTATCGGGCGTTGCGATTTTTTGAGCGACTGTCGTGTCGCAAAGCCGATCGTTTGATCGCCACCAACGATACGCAGCGCTCGATACAAATCGACCGCTGCGGAGCCGATCCCGAGGACTGTTACATCGTTCGCAACGGCCCCAACGCCTTGTTTTTGAGCGACGTTCAACCGCTCGAATCGATCCGCACGCCGGGCTGTCTCACGATTGGATATGTCGGCGTGATCGGAGTCCAAGATGGCGTCGATTTTATGGTTCGGGCGTTGCACGAAGTGAAGACGAAGCACGGCCGCGACGACTTTCGCGGCGTGATCGTTGGCAGCGGACCGGCGATCGCCGACCTCAAGCGTCTGGCCGCCAAGCTCGATCTGGCGGACAAGATCCTGTTCACGGGAATGATTCCGTTTGCCACCGTCCCGTCGCACATCGCCGCGTTTGACATCTGCCTGACTCCCGATCCCAGCAACGCCTACAACGACAGTTGCACGACGATCAAGACGATGGAATACATGGCGCTGCGAAAGCCGACAGTCTGTTTCCGCACACGCGAGAATCAAATCACCGCCGGCGACGCGGCGGTCTACGCTGACAACAACGACATCCCCGCGTATGCCGATGCGATCGTGCAATTGATGGACGACCCGGCGCTTCGCAAATCGATGGGCCAAACCGCTCGGCAACGGATCGACAACGGTCTGACCTGGCAACATCAAGCTGTTCGCCTGATCGAACTCTACGACAACCTGTTCGATGTCGTTCGCGAACCGAGTGGCTGTGATCCTGCGGCTGCCGTCGCAAGTTTGCCTTAA
- a CDS encoding GIY-YIG nuclease family protein — protein MRQLPAMLLLFSLPSIVTAQTPTELPTIVVEAFAKTSNGWSSDEVLLDDIRRERFLAAVRARSPDADEADCNLMLLKLRKAGKLTVKATRRGKPADDRVLPIAEIAARTIMEKFDVATDTMIADPTLRKAFDAAALIVDPDVSLYDIRKAAFQLRKSRRLKPELVLRVADWDKQVVVKPLPEVRSNLKLVPTLPGVYLFRDQTGYIYIGEAVNLRVRLTQHLNDSDRRSLAAYIEQTSGEGLSIEWHAFPKDSPARQVAVRRAYESELIRSRNPRLNVRP, from the coding sequence GTGCGACAACTGCCTGCGATGCTATTGCTGTTCTCTTTGCCCAGCATCGTCACTGCTCAGACGCCAACCGAACTCCCGACGATCGTCGTCGAAGCGTTTGCTAAGACGAGCAACGGCTGGAGCAGCGACGAAGTGCTTTTGGACGACATCCGACGCGAGCGATTTTTGGCTGCGGTTCGTGCTCGCAGCCCAGATGCCGACGAGGCAGATTGCAATCTGATGTTGTTGAAGCTACGCAAAGCGGGCAAATTAACGGTCAAAGCGACGCGTCGTGGCAAGCCGGCTGATGACCGAGTGCTGCCAATCGCCGAGATCGCGGCTCGAACGATCATGGAGAAGTTCGACGTCGCGACCGATACGATGATCGCGGATCCGACGCTGCGGAAGGCGTTTGATGCCGCAGCCCTAATCGTCGATCCCGACGTTTCGTTATACGACATCCGCAAAGCCGCTTTCCAATTACGAAAGTCACGGCGGCTGAAACCGGAGCTTGTCCTGCGCGTCGCCGACTGGGACAAACAGGTGGTCGTCAAACCGTTGCCCGAAGTTCGATCGAACCTGAAACTTGTACCGACACTGCCGGGCGTCTATCTATTCCGAGACCAAACCGGATACATCTACATCGGCGAAGCGGTGAACCTGCGCGTTCGGTTGACGCAGCATCTCAACGATTCCGACCGCCGCAGCTTAGCCGCCTACATCGAGCAGACATCCGGTGAGGGACTGTCGATCGAATGGCACGCGTTTCCGAAGGACTCCCCCGCCCGACAAGTTGCGGTGCGAAGAGCGTATGAAAGCGAACTGATTCGCAGCCGCAACCCGCGGTTGAACGTGCGTCCCTGA